One genomic region from Clarias gariepinus isolate MV-2021 ecotype Netherlands chromosome 22, CGAR_prim_01v2, whole genome shotgun sequence encodes:
- the rab5if gene encoding uncharacterized protein RAB5IF — protein sequence MTQGSGKKREELHVANGGLKQSTWSKALSSRAVWEDKDEFLDVVYWLRQIIAIILGVIWGIVPLKGFLGIAIFCMLNAGVLYLYFSSFQQVDEEEYGGTWELTKEGFMTSFALFLVMWIISYTALHYD from the exons ATGACTCAGGGCTCGGGGAAGAAGAGAGAAGAGCTTCATGTGGCGAACGGAGGACTGAAACAATCCACATGGAGCAAAGCGCTGAGCAGCAGAGCGGTGTGGGAGGAcaag GATGAGTTTTTAGACGTGGTGTACTGGCTCAGGCAGATTATCGCCATTATCCTGGGAGTCATCTGGGGCATCGTCCCGCTCAAAGGCTTCCTGGGAATCGCCAT CTTCTGCATGCTGAACGCCGGCGTCCTGTATCTTTACTTCAGCAGCTTCCAGCAGGTGGACGAGGAGGAGTACGGAGGAACCTGGGAGCTTACCAAAGAAGGCTTCATGACTTCATTTGCTTTATTTCTG gtgatgtGGATAATCTCCTACACGGCGCTGCACTATGACTGA
- the zhx3b gene encoding zinc fingers and homeoboxes protein 3 yields MASKRKSTIPCMIPLKTMHLQDDLEQGALSPAAKEIGFSHKVEQGEKAFHGLCESSGQDGSNAQKDNGTYTCRPCNFETHDLNLFLDHVYSGHPEFRTDPCFFCVDCGVSAAKFEGLALHNARVHPSTVTTTLQLKRKDRKVTVEQSVIAGPGESTSYKESEISITKTPIMKMLKGKSEPKRIAVSHPGADESTTVKQAETADSPVVSVTHVPTIVHNGAASKVTLPSAIQIVNGSGALPMLKTAITQVVSVVQNRSVNQQSSSASLSTSTSSTSSSKNLPKVMIPLSSIPTYNASMDNSSFLKTSFSKFPYPTKAELCYLTVVTKYPEEQIKIWFTAQRLKQGISWSPEEIEDARRKMFNTIIQTAPPASQHRQTQHSTSQQTITVLPASLGTSSIPHILQGSLVSQGGVIVTQPMISNGIQVSSAPVALAVTPKPQAAAKPTMQAKPAAALVADKGLNMVVGSVGSSNSGNNTIISSSSITGGSGNGGSSTSSIISSVSTNSSSASNHTSVISMGISSNGKIKSNNNKVSTSSTNGRSSTPSNNNSKTVNENKNSTTVKNTVAKSSADIKDSTDTKGNTNESKSSRSNSPCVTASSSPTPTTTSDGTPSKSDSPSPASANSRTLPSTSFLDPSFYKAKKSQEQLSALKESFVISQFPSQEEVDRLISLTGLTVREVRKWFSDRRYHFRNHKGSKSSTSGQTSTATSSLVSGVSGDSGDNVVSLERPRTPQQVPLSPSRQQQTTPPTPTRRHPRPPSPDFTAIRYKEREPHQVRALEASFAQDPDPSEEEVDRLRAETKMTRREIHGWFAERRKRVAAEKKKEELERAEQEEDDDDDEDNEVVVGEKDKQELAEEKHDDEESSETNQQVKEDMSGTAPKVNPIKINLKMLKVTEANGKGEMEGSPQPEMTKVPSPVSQTSTPPPPPLPPPPSQTSNRGKKTPEQLHLLKQAFARTHWPSSPQYNELIAKTGLPRPEVVRWFGDCRYVLKNGQLKWLESYQSIVDEEDFQKGNITILQEHLNLYGNLVENQLEEMAKSSGLSEDLVRKWFAKQTKAHPLSEDRKSEDVELPPCTTKGKAALKSLQQDDEDEKGEPMELTATDLSKDQTPKKITGEDVSTSDEPECDE; encoded by the exons ATGGCTAGCAAGAGGAAGTCCACGATTCCCTGCATGATTCCTTTAAAAACCATGCATCTACAGGATGATCTTGAGCAGGGCGCATTGTCTCCCGCTGCCAAGGAAATTGGTTTCTCCCACAAAGTGGAGCAAGGCGAAAAAGCCTTCCACGGTTTATGTGAATCGTCAGGGCAAGATGGTAGTAATGCCCAAAAGGATAATGGCACTTACACCTGCAGGCCATGTAACTTTGAAACACATGACCTGAATCTCTTCCTCGATCACGTCTACAGCGGGCATCCTGAGTTTCGCACTGACCCTTGCTTTTTCTGTGTAGACTGTGGGGTGAGTGCGGCAAAATTCGAAGGCCTTGCTTTGCACAACGCCCGAGTGCACCCTAGTACCgtcaccactacactacagctAAAGAGGAAGGACAGAAAAGTCACTGTGGAGCAGAGCGTCATCGCTGGTCCTGGTGAAAGCACTAGCTATAAGGAATCGGAGATCTCCATTACAAAGACGCCCATTATGAAAATGCTCAAAGGGAAATCGGAGCCTAAGAGGATTGCCGTTTCTCATCCAGGCGCAGATGAATCTACAACTGTGAAGCAAGCTGAGACGGCCGATTCTCCAGTAGTATCAGTCACCCACGTTCCTACAATCGTGCACAACGGCGCGGCAAGCAAAGTCACTTTGCCGTCCGCAATACAGATAGTAAATGGCTCCGGAGCCCTTCCTATGCTCAAAACGGCCATCACCCAAGTTGTTTCTGTAGTACAGAACAGAAGCGTCAACCAGCAGTCATCTTCGGCGTCTTTATCAACTTCAACTTCTTCCACTTCAAGCTCCAAAAACTTACCAAAGGTGATGATTCCTCTAAGCAGCATTCCCACCTACAATGCGTCCATGGACAACAGCAGCTTCCTAAAAACGTCCTTCAGCAAGTTTCCGTACCCAACCAAGGCCGAATTGTGCTATCTCACTGTAGTTACCAAGTATCCCGAAGAGCAGATCAAAATCTGGTTTACCGCACAGAGGCTTAAGCAAGGAATTAGCTGGTCACCAGAGGAGATAGAGGACGCCCGCAGGAAGATGTTCAACACCATCATACAGACAGCGCCTCCTGCTAGTCAACATCGTCAGACTCAGCATAGCACCTCTCAGCAAACCATTACAGTCCTTCCGGCATCCTTGGGTACATCCAGCATCCCTCACATTTTACAAGGCAGCCTGGTCAGTCAAGGAGGCGTGATCGTCACACAGCCCATGATTAGTAATGGGATACAGGTCAGCAGCGCCCCTGTTGCCCTGGCTGTAACACCCAAGCCCCAGGCTGCTGCCAAGCCCACGATGCAGGCGAAGCCTGCTGCTGCCCTGGTGGCTGATAAGGGGCTAAACATGGTGGTGGGCAGTGTTGGAAGCAGCAATAGTGGAAATAACACCATCATTAGTAGCAGTAGCATCACTGGAGGCAGCGGTAATGGCGGCAGCAGCACAAGCAGTATTATTAGTAGTGTTAGCACAAACAGCAGTAGTGCAAGTAATCACACCAGTGTAATCAGCATGGGCATCAGCAGCAAcggtaaaataaaaagcaacaacaataaGGTCAGCACATCTAGCACTAATGGCAGAAGCAGTACACCTAGCAACAACAATAGCAAGACGGTTAACGAGAACAAAAACAGCACTACCGTTAAAAATACCGTAGCAAAAAGTAGCGCTGATATTAAAGACAGCACTGATACTAAAGGAAACACTAATGAAAGCAAGAGCAGCCGAAGCAATAGCCCCTGTGTTACAGCCAGCTCCAGTCCCACTCCCACAACCACCAGTGATGGCACCCCGAGTAAGTCCGATTCCCCGTCACCAGCATCTGCTAACTCTCGCACTCTCCCCTCCACTAGCTTCCTGGATCCCAGCTTTTATAAAGCCAAAAAGTCTCAGGAACAGCTGTCTGCCTTAAAGGAGAGCTTCGTCATCAGCCAATTCCCCAGTCAAGAGGAGGTGGACAGGCTTATAAGTCTGACTGGTCTAACAGTTCGTGAGGTACGGAAGTGGTTTAGTGATCGTCGCTACCATTTTCGCAATCACAAGGGCTCAAAATCAAGCACCAGTGGTCAAACATCAACAGCCACTAGTTCTTTAGTGTCCGGTGTCTCTGGTGATAGTGGAGACAATGTCGTGTCATTGGAAAGGCCTAGAACTCCTCAGCAGGTACCACTGAGTCCTTCAAGGCAACAACAGACGACGCCACCAACGCCTACGCGACGTCACCCTCGGCCCCCGTCCCCAGACTTTACAGCAATAAGGTACAAAGAAAGGGAGCCCCACCAGGTCCGAGCCCTCGAGGCGAGCTTCGCCCAAGATCCTGATCCATCCGAAGAAGAGGTGGACAGGTTACGCGCAGAAACCAAGATGACTCGACGTGAGATCCATGGCTGGTTTGCTGAGCGGCGGAAGAGAGTGGCAgctgagaaaaagaaagaggagtTGGAACGTGCAGAGCAggaggaagatgatgatgatgacgaggaCAATGAAGTTGTTGTGGGTGAAAAGGATAAACAAGAGTTGGCAGAAGAAAAACACGACGATGAGGAATCATCAGAAACAAACCAGCAAGTCAAGGAGGATATGTCAGGAACTGCTCCGAAGGTTAACCCGATAAAGATCAATCTCAAAATGCTGAAAGTCACCGAAGCCAATGGAAAAGGTGAAATGGAAGGTAGTCCACAACCAGAGATGACTAAAGTGCCTTCTCCTGTCTCTCAGACTtccaccccaccaccaccaccactgccaccaccaccatctCAAACATCAAACAGAGGAAAGAAGACACCAGAACAGCTCCATCTACTTAAACAGGCGTTTGCTCGCACCCACTGGCCCAGCAGCCCCCAGTACAACGAGTTAATCGCCAAAACTGGACTGCCGCGCCCAGAGGTGGTGCGCTGGTTCGGGGACTGTCGATACGTCCTAAAGAACGGCCAGCTTAAGTGGCTCGAAAGCTACCAGTCAATCGTAGATGAGGAGGACTTCCAGAAAGGCAACATCACTATTCTCCAGGAACATTTGAACCTCTATGGAAATCTGGTGGAGAACCAGCTGGAGGAGATGGCCAAGTCCAGTGGATTGAGCGAGGACTTGGTCAGGAAATGgtttgcaaaacaaacaaaagcacacCCGCTGTCCGAGGACAGGAAGTCTGAGGACGTGGAACTTCCGCCCTGCACAACCAAAGGCAAAGCCGCCTTAAAGTCACTTCAGCAAGATGATGAAGACGAGAAAGGGGAACCGATGGAGCTGACAGCGACTGACCTTAGTAAAGATCAGACCCCGAAGAAGATAACTGGAGAAGATGTATCTACCAGCGATGAGCCAG AGTGTGATGAGTAG